The proteins below come from a single Acaryochloris sp. CCMEE 5410 genomic window:
- a CDS encoding NAD-dependent epimerase/dehydratase family protein, with amino-acid sequence MRTILITGATGFVGGHLLSCLEGHPYKLRLALRKPPQSPLSPGADLIQVGDINASTNWQEALIDVDIVIHLASRAHILKETVADPMAAFQEVNVEGTHALVQQSIEAGVQHFIFISSIGAMATLSDVGLTEASPCHPDSPYGRSKWQAEQDLMALAQPSEMRWTIFRPTLVYGPRNPGNMERLIKLVDQGFPLPFGLIKNRRSLVYVGNLVEAIVASLNHPKAFNQTFLISDGRTVSTAELIRAIAQALQRPARLLPIPPILIKLLGLLTGKTDAVDRLLGSLAVDSDKIFQTLNWTPPYSMEQGLLKTAEWHAQGDSKA; translated from the coding sequence ATGAGGACGATTTTAATTACAGGGGCAACTGGATTTGTAGGCGGGCATCTATTGTCCTGCTTAGAAGGGCATCCCTACAAACTCAGACTAGCCCTTAGAAAACCCCCTCAATCTCCGCTCTCACCGGGAGCAGACCTGATCCAAGTCGGGGATATCAACGCGTCAACGAACTGGCAAGAAGCCCTAATCGACGTTGATATCGTTATTCATCTGGCCTCCCGCGCTCATATTCTCAAGGAAACCGTGGCGGATCCGATGGCGGCGTTTCAAGAGGTCAATGTTGAGGGAACCCACGCCCTTGTTCAGCAATCAATAGAGGCGGGTGTTCAACACTTTATTTTTATTAGTTCAATTGGAGCCATGGCGACTTTGAGTGATGTCGGTTTAACAGAAGCGTCGCCCTGTCATCCTGACTCGCCCTATGGTCGAAGTAAGTGGCAGGCAGAGCAGGACTTGATGGCTCTTGCTCAACCCAGTGAGATGCGGTGGACGATTTTTCGACCAACGTTGGTGTATGGTCCTCGCAATCCCGGCAATATGGAACGATTAATCAAGCTGGTTGATCAGGGATTTCCCTTGCCCTTTGGCTTAATTAAAAATCGCCGCAGCCTCGTGTACGTCGGCAATTTAGTTGAGGCCATTGTGGCCAGTCTGAACCATCCCAAAGCCTTTAATCAAACCTTTCTGATCAGTGATGGGCGGACAGTATCCACAGCTGAACTGATTCGGGCCATTGCCCAAGCGTTGCAACGTCCAGCCCGATTACTACCCATACCACCCATCTTGATCAAGCTCCTGGGCCTACTAACTGGTAAAACGGATGCAGTTGATCGACTTTTAGGATCATTGGCGGTTGATAGTGATAAGATTTTCCAGACTTTAAATTGGACGCCCCCCTACTCTATGGAACAAGGCCTACTCAAAACTGCGGAATGGCATGCTCAGGGCGATTCCAAAGCGTAA
- a CDS encoding glycosyltransferase family 4 protein has product MVFIVVCCLVSCIFSIIGVYALTKTLKQILIDIPNERSSHTQPTPRGGGLGFILAFAVSAYLSQTLLSDPQITFAYPVWLPLTFLVGVGCMDDWKNLSSTLRYVVQLLVACMIVSQGNAFPQPWLESLGTVGFGIAIATTIIGLTALINFYNFMDGMDGLVAGVSAVQLGFMAVWSQEPVLWLLVSALVGFLYWNWSPAKIFMGDVGSTFLGAVMAITLLNQTGTVEQSWSALAITLPITGDAIYTLFCRAIRGENIFKAHRSHIYQRLHQAKWSHGRVAAVYMGVTVALALLIYGYGSLGAWISLIGVAIAILVAERYLSTRKSLSN; this is encoded by the coding sequence ATGGTCTTTATCGTCGTTTGTTGTCTAGTAAGCTGCATATTCAGCATTATTGGGGTTTATGCATTAACCAAAACCCTCAAGCAAATCTTGATCGATATTCCCAATGAGCGTAGCTCCCATACTCAACCCACTCCCAGGGGCGGCGGGTTAGGGTTTATTCTGGCGTTTGCAGTATCCGCCTACCTCAGCCAAACCTTATTGAGCGACCCCCAGATTACGTTTGCTTATCCAGTCTGGTTGCCTTTAACCTTCCTCGTCGGGGTCGGCTGTATGGATGACTGGAAAAATTTATCCTCGACCTTAAGATATGTTGTACAGCTCTTAGTAGCTTGCATGATTGTCAGCCAGGGCAATGCCTTCCCTCAGCCCTGGTTAGAGTCTTTGGGCACCGTTGGTTTTGGGATTGCGATCGCAACCACGATCATTGGCCTCACTGCCTTGATCAATTTCTATAACTTTATGGATGGCATGGATGGCTTAGTAGCTGGCGTCAGTGCAGTCCAGTTGGGTTTTATGGCCGTTTGGTCCCAAGAGCCCGTTCTCTGGCTGTTGGTTTCAGCGTTGGTGGGCTTCCTCTATTGGAACTGGTCCCCAGCCAAAATTTTTATGGGAGATGTGGGTAGTACCTTTCTAGGGGCGGTCATGGCGATTACGCTACTCAACCAAACGGGTACCGTCGAACAAAGCTGGTCCGCCTTGGCTATTACCCTGCCGATTACGGGCGATGCCATTTATACCCTCTTCTGTCGGGCGATTCGGGGTGAAAATATTTTCAAAGCCCACCGTAGCCATATCTATCAGCGATTGCACCAAGCGAAGTGGAGTCACGGTAGAGTGGCCGCGGTCTATATGGGCGTGACGGTGGCATTGGCCCTGCTTATCTACGGCTATGGTAGTTTGGGCGCTTGGATCAGCTTGATCGGAGTTGCGATCGCAATTCTCGTCGCAGAACGATACCTGAGTACTCGCAAATCCCTCAGTAATTAA
- a CDS encoding Hsp70 family protein, with translation MSYAIDFGTSNTVIARWNPVTEQSEIINLPGLSYQTAQNPDLIPSLLYVEQAAENKVCVGQQVRDRGLDIQNDPRFFRSFKRGIGSKVQGFLPELDGQTIQFEQVGRWFLQTILQQLQTTHPDVKESLVLTVPVDSFETYRHWLGQVCQDLQVEQVRMIDEPTAAALGYGKADQDVLLVVDFGGGTFDLSLVQINPSQQKTQPLGFILKWGDKNLADTSKQRPQSARVLAKAGQNLGGTDIDNWLVDHFAKTQNLAVTPLTTRLAERLKIQLSLQPKATEVYFNEETFDSYELALDREQFEQILKEHQFFDRLDDSMTQVLQQARRQGLEVDDIKAVLLVGGTSQIPAVQTWVQQYFDDSRICSSRPFEAIAQGALQVAQGLEVKDFLYHSYGVRYWDRRQQAHSWHPIIPAGLPYPMEEPIELTLGASTDAQPSIELILGELGNTNSGTEVFFDGDRLVTRQLSETQTLVQPLNDRDGSRKVAKLTPPGYPGSDRIKVLFWVDNRRTLRISVEDLLTQDTLLKNQVVAQLS, from the coding sequence TTGAGTTACGCAATTGATTTTGGTACCAGTAATACCGTTATTGCTCGTTGGAACCCGGTCACAGAGCAATCTGAAATCATTAATTTGCCCGGCCTGAGTTATCAGACGGCCCAAAATCCTGACCTTATCCCCAGTCTGCTCTACGTAGAGCAAGCGGCAGAGAATAAAGTCTGTGTGGGACAACAGGTGCGAGATCGCGGCTTGGATATCCAAAATGATCCGCGCTTTTTTCGCAGCTTTAAACGGGGAATTGGGTCCAAAGTCCAAGGTTTTTTGCCGGAACTGGATGGCCAAACCATTCAGTTTGAACAGGTGGGACGCTGGTTTTTGCAAACGATTCTCCAGCAGCTCCAAACCACCCATCCGGACGTAAAAGAGTCCTTAGTTCTGACGGTTCCAGTCGATAGCTTTGAAACCTATCGCCATTGGCTGGGGCAGGTCTGCCAAGATCTGCAGGTAGAGCAGGTGCGGATGATCGATGAACCCACCGCCGCAGCCTTAGGCTATGGCAAAGCCGATCAAGATGTGCTGCTGGTGGTGGACTTTGGAGGCGGTACCTTCGATCTCTCTTTAGTGCAGATCAATCCATCTCAACAAAAGACCCAGCCCTTGGGATTTATCCTCAAGTGGGGGGATAAGAATCTAGCGGATACCTCAAAACAACGACCGCAATCAGCCCGCGTCTTGGCGAAAGCGGGTCAGAACTTGGGGGGCACCGATATTGATAATTGGCTCGTCGATCACTTTGCCAAAACCCAAAACTTAGCCGTCACTCCCCTGACGACTCGCTTAGCCGAGCGGCTCAAAATTCAACTCTCCCTACAGCCCAAGGCGACCGAGGTTTACTTTAATGAGGAAACCTTTGATAGTTATGAGCTGGCTCTGGATCGCGAACAGTTTGAGCAAATCCTCAAGGAGCATCAGTTCTTTGATCGTTTAGATGACAGCATGACCCAGGTCTTGCAACAGGCTCGTCGCCAAGGTTTAGAGGTTGATGATATTAAAGCCGTTCTGCTGGTGGGGGGAACCAGTCAGATTCCTGCAGTTCAAACCTGGGTGCAGCAATATTTTGATGACAGCCGCATTTGCAGTAGCCGCCCCTTTGAAGCGATTGCCCAAGGCGCTTTACAGGTAGCCCAGGGTTTAGAGGTGAAAGATTTTCTCTACCACAGCTACGGCGTTCGCTACTGGGACCGCCGTCAACAGGCCCATAGTTGGCATCCGATTATTCCTGCAGGCTTGCCCTATCCCATGGAGGAACCGATTGAACTGACCCTCGGGGCTTCAACGGATGCTCAGCCTAGCATTGAACTCATCTTGGGAGAGTTGGGTAATACCAATAGTGGCACGGAAGTCTTTTTCGATGGCGATCGGTTGGTGACTCGGCAATTGTCTGAAACCCAAACCCTGGTTCAACCCCTGAATGATCGAGACGGGTCACGCAAAGTGGCGAAGTTAACCCCACCTGGGTATCCGGGGAGCGATCGCATCAAAGTACTGTTTTGGGTGGATAATCGACGCACCCTGCGCATCAGCGTTGAAGATCTGTTAACCCAAGATACTCTACTTAAAAACCAGGTGGTCGCCCAACTCAGCTAA